Below is a window of Stygiolobus azoricus DNA.
AGGAGACGAAGTATTGGTTACAGGTTGCATAAAACCATCAAGCTATTTTAAGAAAGTAATTGAAGCCGAAAGTATTAAGATTATAAACCTAAACTCATTTGAACCTGTAAACCCTAGGTGTCCTAAGTGCGGTAGTTCTACAGAGTCTTTAGGAAAGAATAAGGGATTTAGATGCAGAAAATGTGGATATAAATTTCCTGGAGATAAACAGAAGAAAGAGATACGAAGAGGGTTATTAACTGATGTCCTCTATCAATCTAGGAAATATAGACATCTTACCAGACCTATTTTTTTAGAGTCTAGTAGTGATCCTTACGATATTACTACTAAAAACGATCTGATAAACTATCTATTGTACTATCATAATTAACGGGCCCGCCGGGATTTGAACCCGGGACCACCGGCTTTCTTCAAGTTCCGGAGGCCGGTGCTCTATCCTGGCTGAGCTACGGGCCCAATAATTAATTTTCTAAGAGAAAGTTAATAAGCTGAAGTAAATAGGAAATTTTTTAAGGATATTGTAAGTGTGATGTTTTGGTGAATAGATTGGTATTTGAAGAGGATTGGGAAGAAGATTTTGACGAGTTTGACGAAGAGGAGGATTGGGAAGAAGAGGAGGATTGGGAAGAGGAAGAGTGGTAATTTCATAATTTTTTATTATCCTATTTTAAGTGGGGATTGTAGTGCGAGTTGCGGTATTAAACTACGATTATTGTAAGCCTGATAAGTGTAATACCGAATGTATTACCTTCTGTCCTATTAACAAATCTGGCAGTAAGGCAATCGAATTATCAGATCTCGTAAAAGGAAAGCCGGTAATATATGAAGAGACTTGTATTGGTTGTGGTATTTGCATTAAGAAATGTCCGTTTGGAGCTATTGATATAGTAAACTTACCTGACGAGTTTGGTAAAGAAGAGATCCATAGGTACAAGGTTAACGGTTTTAAGTTATTCGGGCTTATCACTCCTAAGAGGGGTTACATAATAGGTCTTTTGGGCAAGAATAGTACGGGGAAGTCTACGATTTTACGTATCTTAAGTGGGGATCTAATACCAAACTTTGGTGATCCTCAGGCTAAATTGACTAAAGAGCAAGTGTTGGAGAGATTTAAGGGGAAAGAGCTTTACGACTACTTTTACTCTTTATATAATGAGAAACTGAGAGTAATACATAAAATTCAGTACGTTGAATATGCCAGTAAATTCTTAAAGGGAACTGTTAGCTCTCTACTATCTAAGATCGATGAAAGGGGTAAATTAGATGAAGTAAAGAGATTACTAAACCTCACCCCTTTCTGGGAAAAAGACGTGAAATATTTAAGTGGTGGAGAGCTACAAAAGCTCTTAGTAGCTGCTGCATTAGTAAGAGAAGCCGATGTTTATCTCTTTGACGAACCTTCCTCATATCTGGACATAAGAGAAAGAATAAACATGGCTAATTCAATCAGGGAACTCACAAAGGGAAAGTACGTAGTCGTAGTCGAACATGACCTTATAGTACTAGATTATCTAACAGATCTAATAAACATAGTATATGGTAAAAGTTCAGTTTACGGCAGAGTGTCAAAGACCTATACCAGCAGAGTAGGAATAAATAATTTCCTTAAAGGGTATTTGCCTGCTGAAAACATGCAAATAAGACCAGATGAAATAAAGTTTAACTTGAAAGAGTTAACAGATTTAGACTTAAACGCTAACGCTCAACCTAAGGTAATTTGGACTAATATGTTTAAGAAGTTAGAGGGATTTAGCCTTGAAGTTGATGAAGGTTATGCTAGAGAAGGTGAGGTAATAGGCATAGTGGGGCCAAATGGCATAGGAAAGACAACTTTTATGAGAATTTTAGTTTCGGAGATAAAGCCCGACGAAGGGCAAGTTCTAACTGAGGGTTTATCATTATCATATAAGCCGCAAAGAATAGCTCCGAATTTTGACGGTACTGTTCAAGAGTTCTTAGAAAACGTTAGGAAGGACGTTCTATCTTCATCTAATTGGTTCTTTGAGGAGGTAGTCAAAAGGCTTAACTTACATAGAATATTAGAATCGAAAGTTTCAGACCTTAGTGGTGGAGAGTTACAAAAATTATATGTAACAGCGGCATTAGCTAAAGAAGCTGATGTATATGTAATAGATGAACCTTCTTCGTATTTAGATGTAGAGGAACGATACGTGGTAGCAAAGGCAATAAAGAGAGTCACTAGGGAGAGAAAAAGCGTAACTTTTATGGTAGATCACGATCTAGCTCTTCATGACTATATCGCAGATAGAGTAATGGTATTCTCAGGGATTCCGGGTTTGAGAGGGCATGCTAAAAAGCCCCAAAGCCTTAGTTCCGGTATGAACGAGTTCCTTAAAGAGCTAGGAATAACATTTAGAAGAGATATGGATAGCGGTAGGCCTAGAGTAAATAAGCCAGGGAGTTATCTAGATAGAATTCAGAAGGAAAACAATGAATATTACTCAATGAAATTAGTTAGAGAGGAAAGTAATACGTAAAATTTTTTATATCGTTTAAGTATTAAGGCATGATGAGAACTACTATAAGTGTTATAAAAGCAGATATTGGAAGCTTAGCTGGACATCACGTAGTGCATCCAGACACTATGGCAGCTGCAAGTAAAGTATTAGCGGAAGCAAAAGCTCAGGGGATTTTAATAGATTATTATATTACACACGTAGGTGACGATTTACAATTAATAATGACTCATACTAGAGGAGAATTAGACCCGAAAGTCCACGAA
It encodes the following:
- a CDS encoding ribosome biogenesis/translation initiation ATPase RLI, which encodes MVVRVAVLNYDYCKPDKCNTECITFCPINKSGSKAIELSDLVKGKPVIYEETCIGCGICIKKCPFGAIDIVNLPDEFGKEEIHRYKVNGFKLFGLITPKRGYIIGLLGKNSTGKSTILRILSGDLIPNFGDPQAKLTKEQVLERFKGKELYDYFYSLYNEKLRVIHKIQYVEYASKFLKGTVSSLLSKIDERGKLDEVKRLLNLTPFWEKDVKYLSGGELQKLLVAAALVREADVYLFDEPSSYLDIRERINMANSIRELTKGKYVVVVEHDLIVLDYLTDLINIVYGKSSVYGRVSKTYTSRVGINNFLKGYLPAENMQIRPDEIKFNLKELTDLDLNANAQPKVIWTNMFKKLEGFSLEVDEGYAREGEVIGIVGPNGIGKTTFMRILVSEIKPDEGQVLTEGLSLSYKPQRIAPNFDGTVQEFLENVRKDVLSSSNWFFEEVVKRLNLHRILESKVSDLSGGELQKLYVTAALAKEADVYVIDEPSSYLDVEERYVVAKAIKRVTRERKSVTFMVDHDLALHDYIADRVMVFSGIPGLRGHAKKPQSLSSGMNEFLKELGITFRRDMDSGRPRVNKPGSYLDRIQKENNEYYSMKLVREESNT